The Candidatus Cetobacterium colombiensis region TGTAAACGAATTAACTCTCTATAGTTTTTTGTTACACTTAACTTTATATTATCTGATATTAATTCTTGATTTAAATACTCTATACTTTCATTGTTTTTAGCAACATTATATTCATCAATTCCACTTCCAAAAGAGAATACATCCCACTTAACTGAAACTCCACCTCTCCACTCTGCGTTATCAAAACTGTTTTCAAAATGATGACTTTCTTTTGATGTTCCATAAGTAGCAAATGCATCTACTTGAGGTAATAAACTTGACCTTGCTACGATTTTTTCTGCTTGAGCATAATCAACTTTGTTTATAGCTAATTTTGCTGATAAACTATTTGTTAAAGCTTGATCTAAATCTTTTCCAAAATCTATTCCTGAAGTTAAGTTTTCTGGAACCTGGAAATCTTTTAAAACTATATTCTCATTTGTTGGAATCATTAATTTTAATTTTAAATCTTTTTTTGCAATTTCTAAATTTGTTTTAGTTCCTGTTATTTGAGCCTCTAAATCTAAAATTGAATATTCAGTTTTTAATAAATCTGCTTTTGTTACCAACTTTAAATTTAATTGCTCATTTTGTTTGTTATATCTTGCTTGTAACTCTTTTCTTGATGCTTCT contains the following coding sequences:
- a CDS encoding TolC family protein translates to FSRELTLESAIDLALENGKTIKTSELSKENAELNVKRAFKTALPKVTYNGQFQRSEHTTRNMIDVEESDGAIGNGAKSGYTQTIGLYQPLFRGGAITGGVLGAKASKNIADLYFLSEKRDVRLDIISLYSDIINFEKDLTVLEASRKELQARYNKQNEQLNLKLVTKADLLKTEYSILDLEAQITGTKTNLEIAKKDLKLKLMIPTNENIVLKDFQVPENLTSGIDFGKDLDQALTNSLSAKLAINKVDYAQAEKIVARSSLLPQVDAFATYGTSKESHHFENSFDNAEWRGGVSVKWDVFSFGSGIDEYNVAKNNESIEYLNQELISDNIKLSVTKNYRELIRLQQLRDSRKKALEAATENFNIDTERYNAGLISTVDFLLSESQYRQAAVDYNAAILDYYVAF